From Serratia fonticola:
AAATGAACAAGAATGGGGTGCCGGTTGCACTGGTGATTTCTCAGTTGGTGATTACTTCGATTGCGTTGATTGTCCTGACCAACACCGGGGGCGGCAATAACATGTCCTTCCTGATTGCGCTGGCGTTGACCGTGGTGATCTACCTGTGCAGTTACTTCCTGCTGTTCCTGGGCTACATCAAACTGGTACGTAAACAGCCGGAAAACGAACGTGTCTTCAATATTCCGGGTGGCAACATGGTCAAGCTTGCCGTGGCTACGATTGGTTTGCTGACCTCTGCGGTTGCCTTTGTGGTCTCATTCTTCCCGCCTTCAGGTCTGGCCGGGGTAGAAGCCAACCATATGTACGTGACTATGCTGGTGGTGTGTTTCCTGGTGGTTGTGGCTATCCCGTTCATTATCTATGCGCTGCATGATAAACGCTTGAAGGCGACCAACCTCAAGCTGGTGCCTGTAAGCACGGATTCTGCGCCAGAAGGGCACTTCTTTATCCACCCGCGTGCACGCTCCGCGCACCATATTTTTGTCGATGACAAGCAAGTGCATTAATCGTTATTCGTTCAAGCACTGAATCACCAGGCAGGTTGCGGTGGGTAATAACCCACTTCAATCTGCTTTTTGCGTTTAAGGGGGGCGTAACATGCTGCAAATTGCTTCCTGTACCTGACTCTGACTCCGTATAGGGGGGAACAGAGGGCACCAGCTAACCATTGATTATCCCGATGGGCGCAGCATGCAGCGCCCCTACGGTTTGAGTCTGGCCGTTGATGTTACAGATCGCCTCCCATACTTGACTACAGCGCCGTAACGGCCCCCTCTCCCTTTGGGTGTACAGACCGGGGACATCATGAACACTTGTTCGGGGACATGGTAGACACTTACAACATAGGTATGAGTACTTCTGAGTGGAGCTGCTTATGCCGTGGAATGAGAGATCTGCCATGTCATTACGTACCGAGTTTGTGCTTTTCGCCTCGCAAGAAGGCGCTAATATCCGTGCGCTATGCCGTCAGTTCGGCATAGCGCCTGCTACCGCATACAAGTGGTTACATCGCTGGCAGTCTGATGGGCGGGCCGGTCTGAACGAACGTTCTCGAGTGCCACACCATTCCCCTTCCAGAACACCCGATATCGTTGTCCAACACCTCCGCGCTGCGCATCTGGCCCATCCGATGTGGGGGGCGCGCAAGCTCAAGCGGTGGCTTGAGATGCAGGGGCATACGTTACCTGCCGCCAGCACCGTGCATAACCTGATGCGCCGCCATGACCTGCTACCGGGTGGCCCATCACCAGCGCCCACTGTTGGACGCTTTGAACATGATGCACCGAACCAGCTCTGGCAGATGGACTTTAAAGGCCACTTCCCCTTCGCCGAAGGGCGTTGCCATCCGCTGACCCTGCTGGATGACCATTCACGCTTCTCGCTCTGTCTGGCGCACTGCCCAGACGAACGACGCGTCACCGTGCAGTCTCAGTTGGTAGCGGTGTTCGAACGTTATGGCTTGCCGGAGAGAATGACCATGGATAACGGTGCGCCCTGGGGCGACACGACGGGCAGTTGGACCGCACTGGAACTGTGGCTGATGCGTCAGGGTATCCGGGTGGGTCACTCGCGGCCTTATCATCCTCAGACTCAGGGTAAGCTGGAGCGCTTCCACCGCAGCCTGAAGGCAGAGCTCCTGCAGGGGCGGTGGTTTACCCATGCCGCGCAGTTGCAGGAGGTGTTCGACGCCTGGCTAGAAACCTACAACCTGGAACGCCCACATGAAGCCCTGTCAATGGCGGTACCGGCGTCCCGTTATCAGCCTTCATCGCGACAGTACAATGGTAATCCAGCGGCAGCCGAGTATGACGAGGGGGTCCTGGTCAGGAAAGTGGATGTCAGTGGAAAACTGAGTCTGAAAGGGATGGGCCTGAAAGTGGGCAAGGCCTTTATCGGTGAATATGTCGGACTGAAGGAAAGTGAGAGAGAGGGCTACTACGAGGTATGGTGGTACAGCACGAAAGTGGGGACGATCGACCTGAGAAATAGGTCGATCATCATGGGTAAAGGATGTTAAAAAGTGTTCACCATGTCCTTGAACACCTGTCTACCATGTCCCCGGTCTGTACATTGGGCGAGGGTTGGGGTGAGGGGCATTATTTTCGCCTGATTGAACGCCCAGTCATTGACCAATGACAAGGCGGCATGGGTGGCAGCCTCTTTATAATCAGGCCCGTTTGTCTTCTCACTGGTGTGGAACCATGGCTTATCAACTGAATCTTAACTGGCCCGAATTTTTAGAGAAATACTGGCAAAAACAACCTGTGGTATTAAAAAATGCCTTCCCGAACTTTGTCGATCCGATCACCCCGGACGAGTTGGCCGGTTTGGCGATGGAGGTTGAGGTAGACAGCCGTCTGGTCAGCCAAACCCATGGTCAATGGCAGGCCAGCCACGGGCCGTTCGAGCATTTTGATAACCTGGGGGAAACCGGCTGGTCGCTGCTGGCGCAGGCGGTTAACCACTGGCATGCCCCGTCAGCGGAGCTGGTCACCCCGTTCCGCGTGTTACCGGACTGGCGGCTGGACGATCTGATGATCTCTTTCTCTGTTCCTGGTGGCGGCGTAGGGCCGCATATCGATCAGTACGACGTATTTATCATCCAGGGCATGGGGAGCCGCCGCTGGCGAGTGGGTG
This genomic window contains:
- a CDS encoding IS481 family transposase, which encodes MPWNERSAMSLRTEFVLFASQEGANIRALCRQFGIAPATAYKWLHRWQSDGRAGLNERSRVPHHSPSRTPDIVVQHLRAAHLAHPMWGARKLKRWLEMQGHTLPAASTVHNLMRRHDLLPGGPSPAPTVGRFEHDAPNQLWQMDFKGHFPFAEGRCHPLTLLDDHSRFSLCLAHCPDERRVTVQSQLVAVFERYGLPERMTMDNGAPWGDTTGSWTALELWLMRQGIRVGHSRPYHPQTQGKLERFHRSLKAELLQGRWFTHAAQLQEVFDAWLETYNLERPHEALSMAVPASRYQPSSRQYNGNPAAAEYDEGVLVRKVDVSGKLSLKGMGLKVGKAFIGEYVGLKESEREGYYEVWWYSTKVGTIDLRNRSIIMGKGC